The Klebsiella sp. RHBSTW-00484 genome includes a window with the following:
- the glyA gene encoding serine hydroxymethyltransferase codes for MLKREMNIADYDAELWQAMEQEKVRQEEHIELIASENYTSPRVMQAQGSQLTNKYAEGYPGKRYYGGCEYVDIVEQLAIDRAKELFGADYANVQPHSGSQANFAVYTALLQPGDTVLGMNLAQGGHLTHGSPVNFSGKLYNIIPYGIDESGKIDYEDMAKQAQTHKPKMIIGGFSAYSGVVDWAKMREIADSIGAYLFVDMAHVAGLIAADVYPNPVPHAHVVTTTTHKTLAGPRGGLILAKGGSEELYKKLNSAVFPSAQGGPLMHVIAAKAVALKEAMEPEFKVYQQQVAKNAKAMVEVFLNRGYKVVSGGTENHLFLLDLVDKNLTGKEADAALGRANITVNKNSVPNDPKSPFVTSGIRIGSPAVTRRGFKEAEVKELAGWMCDVLDNINDEAVIERVKGKVLDICARFPVYA; via the coding sequence ATGTTAAAGCGTGAAATGAACATTGCCGATTATGATGCCGAACTGTGGCAGGCTATGGAGCAGGAAAAAGTACGTCAGGAAGAGCACATCGAACTGATCGCCTCCGAGAACTACACCAGCCCGCGTGTTATGCAGGCGCAGGGTTCTCAGCTGACCAACAAATACGCTGAAGGATATCCGGGCAAGCGCTACTACGGCGGCTGCGAATACGTGGATATCGTTGAGCAACTGGCTATCGACCGTGCAAAAGAGCTGTTCGGCGCTGACTACGCTAACGTTCAGCCGCACTCCGGTTCTCAGGCTAACTTCGCGGTCTACACCGCGCTGCTGCAACCGGGCGATACCGTTCTGGGTATGAACCTGGCGCAGGGTGGTCACCTGACTCACGGCTCCCCGGTTAACTTCTCCGGTAAACTTTACAACATCATCCCTTACGGCATCGATGAGTCCGGTAAAATTGACTATGAGGACATGGCTAAGCAGGCGCAGACCCACAAACCGAAGATGATTATCGGCGGCTTCTCCGCTTACTCCGGTGTGGTTGACTGGGCAAAAATGCGTGAAATCGCAGACAGCATTGGCGCATACCTGTTCGTTGATATGGCCCACGTTGCCGGTCTCATTGCTGCTGATGTTTACCCGAACCCGGTTCCGCACGCTCACGTTGTCACCACGACTACCCACAAAACCCTGGCGGGTCCGCGCGGCGGCCTGATCCTGGCGAAAGGCGGTAGCGAAGAGCTGTACAAAAAACTGAACTCAGCCGTATTCCCAAGCGCTCAGGGCGGCCCGCTGATGCACGTCATCGCGGCGAAAGCCGTGGCGCTGAAAGAAGCGATGGAACCAGAGTTCAAAGTCTACCAGCAGCAGGTTGCGAAAAACGCTAAAGCGATGGTGGAAGTGTTCCTGAACCGCGGCTACAAAGTGGTGTCTGGCGGTACGGAAAACCACCTGTTCCTGCTGGATCTGGTCGACAAAAACCTGACCGGTAAGGAAGCTGACGCGGCGCTGGGTCGTGCCAACATCACCGTCAACAAAAACAGCGTACCGAACGATCCGAAGAGCCCGTTCGTGACGTCCGGTATCCGTATCGGTTCTCCGGCGGTCACTCGTCGCGGCTTTAAAGAAGCGGAAGTGAAAGAGCTGGCTGGCTGGATGTGCGATGTGCTGGACAATATCAATGACGAAGCGGTCATTGAGCGCGTGAAGGGTAAAGTGCTGGATATCTGCGCTCGCTTCCCGGTTTACGCATAA
- a CDS encoding DoxX family protein: MNTLRYFDFGSSRSLLLLIARIAVVVLFILFGYPKLLGFSGTVQYMASSGAPMPTLAAIIAIIMEVPAAILIVLGFFTRPLAVLFIFYTLGTAVIGHHYWDMSGDAVLPNMINFWKNVSIAGAFLLLAITGPGAISLDRR, translated from the coding sequence ATGAACACACTACGCTATTTTGATTTTGGCTCTTCCCGCTCCCTACTGCTGTTGATTGCCCGTATCGCGGTGGTGGTTCTGTTTATTCTTTTTGGCTACCCAAAACTGCTGGGCTTTAGCGGTACGGTGCAATATATGGCTTCATCCGGCGCGCCGATGCCGACGCTGGCGGCGATTATTGCCATCATTATGGAAGTCCCGGCGGCCATTTTGATTGTGCTGGGCTTTTTCACCCGACCGCTGGCGGTGCTCTTTATTTTTTATACCCTGGGCACGGCGGTTATTGGCCATCATTATTGGGATATGTCCGGCGATGCGGTACTGCCGAATATGATTAACTTCTGGAAAAACGTCAGTATTGCCGGAGCCTTTCTGCTACTGGCGATAACCGGGCCTGGCGCTATTTCACTCGACCGACGTTAA
- a CDS encoding ROK family transcriptional regulator — MKACINNQQIRHYNKGVLLEYLYRKKRASKSTLARLAQISIPAVSNILQELEEEGRVVNVQDDRLSRGHSSGAWLIAPDGDWTLCMNITPTSIECQLGNACLSAKGDVEYHAIDAPTPQALLAAIEKCWHQFRKHWPNRKINLALAVHGQVDAGTGVSQTMPQAPWKQPVEMKYLLEEKLNVRVMVDNDCVMLALAEKWQNDGQYRDFCVINVDYGIGSSFVINDQVWRGSLYGSGQIGHTIINPDGVACDCGRYGCLETVASLSALKKQARMWLKTQPDLADNPEALTIDALIEKWQQGDSRLHTWVEDSANAIGLSLYNFLNILNINNILLYGRSCGFGEEWLNTIIKQTGFNPFDHRDAPRTRATQIGFGKLTRAQQLMGIGYLYVEEQLQTLR, encoded by the coding sequence ATGAAAGCCTGCATTAACAATCAGCAAATTCGCCATTACAACAAAGGCGTACTACTGGAATACCTGTATCGCAAGAAACGGGCTAGTAAATCGACACTCGCGCGGCTGGCGCAAATCTCTATCCCTGCGGTCAGTAATATTCTCCAGGAGCTGGAGGAGGAAGGACGCGTCGTTAATGTACAGGACGATCGTCTGTCGCGCGGGCATAGCAGCGGTGCCTGGCTTATCGCGCCCGATGGCGACTGGACATTGTGCATGAATATCACGCCAACCAGCATCGAGTGTCAGCTTGGTAACGCCTGCCTGAGCGCGAAAGGTGATGTGGAATACCATGCCATTGATGCCCCAACCCCTCAGGCATTGTTGGCTGCCATTGAGAAATGCTGGCATCAGTTCCGTAAGCATTGGCCAAATCGCAAAATCAATCTGGCGCTGGCGGTTCATGGACAGGTTGATGCGGGAACGGGAGTCTCACAAACCATGCCGCAGGCTCCCTGGAAGCAACCCGTGGAGATGAAATATCTGCTGGAGGAAAAGCTCAATGTGCGCGTCATGGTCGATAACGACTGCGTGATGCTGGCGCTGGCGGAAAAATGGCAAAACGACGGGCAGTACCGGGATTTTTGCGTGATCAACGTTGATTACGGTATTGGCTCCTCATTCGTTATCAACGACCAGGTCTGGCGCGGTAGCCTTTACGGCAGTGGACAAATCGGCCACACGATTATCAATCCTGATGGTGTGGCCTGCGACTGCGGGCGATACGGCTGCCTGGAGACCGTGGCCTCCCTCAGCGCCTTAAAAAAACAGGCAAGGATGTGGCTTAAAACACAGCCCGACCTCGCGGATAATCCGGAAGCGCTCACCATCGATGCTTTAATTGAAAAATGGCAGCAGGGTGATTCCCGGCTGCATACATGGGTTGAGGACTCGGCAAATGCCATCGGGCTTAGCCTCTACAACTTCCTAAATATATTAAATATAAACAATATCTTATTGTACGGTCGCAGCTGCGGCTTTGGCGAGGAATGGCTAAATACCATCATCAAACAAACTGGTTTCAATCCGTTTGATCACCGTGATGCCCCGCGAACCCGCGCTACCCAAATCGGCTTTGGCAAGCTGACCCGCGCACAGCAGCTAATGGGGATCGGTTATCTGTACGTTGAGGAGCAGTTACAAACGCTGCGTTAA